CAGACCACCAAGCCGGGGAAACTCCCCACAGGAGCAACCTCTCTCCCAAGTCCTAAGCCCTGAGCCCCCAGACCCAGAGAAGCTTcctgtgccccctgcccctccatcCAAAAGGCACTGCCGCTCACTCTCAGTGCCCGTGGACCTGTCTCGCTGGCAGCCGGTGTGGCGGCCCGCCCCCTCCAAGCTGTGGACTCCCATCAAGCATCGGGGCAGTGGTGGAGGGGGTGGGCCGCAGGTGCCTCACCAGAGCCCCCCAAAGCGGGTCTCCAGCCTCAGGTTCCTCCAAGCTCCCAGTGCCTCTTCTCAATGTGCCCCAACCCACAGGCCCTACAGCCCTCCtttcttcagcttggccctggcCCAAGATTCTTCTCGACCCTGCGCTGCCTCCCCTCAGAGTGGCTCCTGGGAGAGTGATGCCGAGTCCCTCTCGCCTTGCCCACCCCAGCGCCGCTTCTCGCTGTCACCCAGCCTGGGCCCACAGGCAAGCCGCTTCTTGCCCTCCGCCCGGAGCTCCCCTGCATCCTCCCCGGAGCTGCCCTGGCGACCTCGAGGTCTGCGCAACCTTCCCCGAAGCCGATCACAGCCTTGCGATTTGGATGCCCGCAAAACTGGGGTCAAGCGGCGGCATGAGGAGGACCCCCGGCGGCTGCGGCCTTCCTTGGACTTTGACAAGATGAATCAGGTGGGGCCGATGAGAGAGACTAGGGGAGctgggatgggagctggggggaCTGTGTTCTGTTCCCACTTGTGAGCTGCCCTCCTGGCAGGGCCTCCCCAGGAGTTCTTTGCTGAGCTTTTGCTAGGGAGACCCATTTTGCTGATTTGCCTAACACTGTCCCATTTGGGTACTGGAAGTCCCCTGTTCTGGGGGACTCTTCAGTCCTTGAGGTTCCAGAGAAACTGGGATGAGACCTATGTTAAATCTTCCGGCAAGGATCCCACATTGGCCTGCTAGAGGGACCTTCTTTCCTCTCTGGATGCATAGGCCAAAGACGTCCCATCGCAGTGCCCTGCTGCTCCTCATACTCGAGGCTGGTCTTGCCACTTGCCCTTCGCTGTTTCAAGTGGGTCCGTGAGGGCTTGCGCAAGATGGGCTGCTGCATCGCTTGTCTGTTCGATCAGTGGTGCTTGACTTGCTCGCGTGAGCACAGTTGTTGTATGTACTTGCCCACCTTTTTTCGTATGCTTTTTTTTCTAGACCACTGAGTCACTTTCAGAATTTACTCGTACAGTCATCCAGTCAGCAGGCATTTAGTAAATACCTACTGTATACTGGGCACTCACTGCTGAGGAGGTGATGCTTCTGCCTGCATATCCATGAATGTTTGTGCTTGAATCTGGTGGATTCTGTGGACAATTTGAGAAATGTGTATGGAACACTAACCTTGTTAGGTTTTATTAGAAGGTTTACAAACCTCACACTAAAGCCTAGGTTTCCTGCTTTCTAGTGTAACTGATAGCGACACTTTGAAATATATCTTAGAGTGCTCTGGGAAGTCGGTGTCTTTGTTAGAAGTTCTGAACTCTGTTGTTTGTTTGGCAGAAACCATACTCAGGAGGCCTCTCTCTCCAAGAAacagcccgggaaggcagcagcatcTCTCCACCGTGGTTCATGGCCTGCAGCCCCCCGCCCCTCTCCGCTTCCTGCAGCCCCACTGGGGGTTCCTCCCAGGTGCTGAGTGAAAgcgaagaggaggaggagggggccgtCCGGTGGGGGCGGCAGGCGTTGAGCAAGCGGACACTGTGCCAGCAGGACTTTGGggacctggacttgaacctgatTGAGGAGAACTAAAACCGAGAGGCTGCTTCCTGGGGCCACACAGACTGATTCTCTTATGGCTACTAACAAGTGTCGAGGCCCCGAGGCTGGGAGTCCAGCCTGGGAATGGGGGTGAGTGGAGGGCTCCGACTCAGGGCAGCCGGAAATCTTCTCACTCCAGCAAGCTCGACCATGCCAAGAGACTGGCCGGGACAAGATAAACGGAGCTGGTGGCGGGAGGGACAGCCCCAGAGCAGACCCTTCCCATGGCGGCCCTGAGTGTGAGTATCCCTGCCACCAAGAGAGCAATGGGCAGGGAAGGAAGGGGTCTGCTGACCCCACCTCGGGGAATTTCACTAGCCCCTTTGCTTCAAAGGGCACTTGTGTCTTAGAATTTGGCCAGGGTGGGGGGTTCAGCCTCCATGGAGAAactgtgtgagagtgtgtgtgcatgggagTGTACTTGAGCAATGGTGTGTTTGCGTAGCCTTAGGGAAGGAAGGCGACAGCTCCTTAACAGCAGAGCATCGTGACACCCCCAGAAGCTTGAGTTTTTGTAGGACAGTGGGCTTGTTCAGGGAGGCGAGCGGAGGGCTCCacgttttccttttttctaaatAGCTCTGGAACCAGGCTTGTAGTCCATAGCATCACTGGCTCTGCACGGGATTCTGTGTTGGGGTACAGCAGGGTGTTTTAAGTGCTCTGATCTCAGCGAATGGTCTTTTCCtcaaccccagcccctccccactagGTAGATGTAGTATTGCAGGCTGCAGGGGGTTGCCATGTATAATCTGAGCTGGCCTTTTTTCTCACCAGATTGTCTAGGCTGTGTACAGCCTGCCTCTCTTGCTCTCATGTGCAAGCACACGTGGACAACTGAGGCAGGGTTGAAGGGCtccacctctctcttctcttcggAGGGAACCCTTTCTCTTTTCCCCCTCACCCGCCgacatcccagatcagagccaAGGTAGGAAGGCCCTATACTGGTCCTTCTCCTGTACTGCAGCAGCAGAACTGACATTCAGTCCCTGCAGACAGAGGAGCACTCACTCCAGCCCTGCCCTTTGGAAGCAGACCGCTGGGAAACCTATTCTTACAAGATCTGGGCCCAGCCTCTTCTGTAACCTGCTTGAGAAGGAGGAAAGGGTGTTCAGCATTTAATAGTTTGCTTGTCTTCCACTTCTGCCAGGAAATGTTTATTTGCCTCTAATTGGCCCTGAGGGACTGCAGGGAGGTAGGGGCTCACTGAGGGATTGGCTGAGGATGTGTAAAGCGGAGGCTGTGAGAAGCAGTTGggagtttgttgttgttggactgaatttccttttttgtttctcaCCCACTACTTGAGCCAGGGCAGCAGGTTCCAGTGGCCACAGCGATGGGCTCAAGGACAGGAGGTACTTTGGTAGGGCTGGCACCAGGAGAAAAGCATACAAAAGCTGCTGTCGGAGTAGTTTGTGGGGCATTGTCCAGCTTTGGTTAGACCCAGCATGGCCAAATTGGACTTGCCCTTCCTGTTTATTGCAAGAAGggcatttttctcttcattttttcagGATATCTTAGGACCCAATTCCTCAAGGTAGGGAAGATGACCAAGGTCTGTGTTTTCTTCCTCATGGAATTGAACCTGacgttttctgggtctcccacatgtcgGATAGGAGCATCAGTGAGGCTTCAGCCTCCTCACCTGCACGCCAGAGGGGTGGCCGTGTCTTCTTGAGCTTCTAGCCCCCAGAGGTTCCGCCCTTCTAgggctcctccccttctcctggcTGGTGACCACGTGTTGCCCCCTGGCTACCAGGTCCTTAGGGACCTGCGGGAGGCTCTCTGGAGGACCCAGGGAAGCTGTGAGCCCAGGAGTTGCCCGTCCTTGGTTGCATCCCTCTCGTGGCTCCTCTTCGTTGGGCCATAATTTCCCTGGTGCCAGCTTCTTTtcctcctgggccatcctcatcCCTGGGCCCTCTGCTGCAGATTGGCTGTGCCAGCTTCCAGCAGGCCACTGGCAATGCCAATGGGGTCTCTGTAGGCCCTAAACTGAAGAAGTGAGGGCAATAATTCTGCCTCCATCAGGGCTTCCCCAAAGTCCTGGAGCACCATCCTTAGGGGAGGAGGTCTACAGTTACTGTGTTGTAATAACTATTACTTTAAGTCTGGAAAGTTAAACTAGTCAGAACTATCATCTGCTTCCCAATCTAGGCACCTGTGGCCCTGGAGCAAGCCTTTTCAAGAAGTGGTTCATTTTGCTTTACACAGTAGATCTGTTTAAACAGTTCTGTGTAAACCAAATGCTGTTTTTGATGCATTTGGACTGCTGACCATTTAAAAGCAGCCTATGATTGCTTCTTTTGTAAAGCAAGCAACTTCCCTCTACTCTAGCTGTTTTGACTATTTGGATTTCACATCTTGGGCTCACCCAGAGCGGTGCACACCTCCAGGGCTTGTGGCTGACGCTGGGTAGACGTCTGcatctgtgctgtgtgtgtgtggcgtggcTGGCCAGTAGGTGAGTATTCCTGCGTGTGTGAGTGAAGCCACTCCCAGGCTGGTGCTCTCCTCCTGTGCCCGGTGACTGCCCAGtggcagccccagctgccctTCACTCCCACCTGCTGCCAAAGTCCCTATGCTAATGGGATTACAAatacaaaaagtggaaaaaaaattttcgtaaactttgttttatattaaaaaaaaatccataagtcTGTGTGTGTTAAACATGAGGTTCTGCCTCTGTGGCtgtgtttgaaaaaataaagttttattagaataaTCCATTTTCCCAAGCAATCTTGTGTACTACAGTGTCTTCTTCCCTTCCCCATAAAGAAAGGCAAGGAGGAAGCAGGGAAAAGGCCAGCTACTTGTTCTAGCTCTTTTCTCTAAAGAGGGTGGcaaatctttttttctgccaaggactatttgcatatttataacatcactttGTGGGCCATACAACATTATCAGCTTGAAAATGACCCTGCTtaactgaattttgagtcctgcctgtggctgccttggcaggaccagactaCATGATTTTGCAGGTTCTATATGGCCtgtgggccagatgttccccaccctcGCTCTGTGACATGGCTGAACCTTTTCAAAAAGGCCAGTATCTGATCTCTAGGCCATTTGCCAGCCACACCAGATTGTATCCTATGGCCCAGGTTTCTGCGAAGGCCTCAGTTATTTCTGACAGTATGCTtttgtctcctccttcctggcaGTCATACCGGTCCCCTTTTCCTTGCTGTCATTCTCATTTCCAGCAGGTTGAAATACATTCCAGCCCCCTGAGGAATGCTTGGTGGTGTGGTCAGGAAGTTGCCTAGATTACTTTGTAGACTTTGAGAGGCAGGGGGAAGACAGGGGTGGGAGGTGACCAGGAATCTCTTCCTTTCTTAAGAGTTTTCAAATGTTGCGTCCAAGAGAGATGAAGATTGTTATCAGGATTCAGATTCTGAAGACCTACTCAATTTGTCCATCCTAAAAATACTGCTTTTGGAAAATTAGCCTTGCAGCAAAGCCTCTCTTTTGTCCTAGGAGAGAGGGTATTTTCCCTAAAGCTTCAATTTAGAGTCCTCATTTGCTGAAAAAAGCTATGTGGCTCACTCTTACTCTCTCTTTAGACCTTTCTATTTCACCCTTTCTTCTCCCTGTGTTAGCATTCTTCCAAATGTGCGGGTGAAATGTAGTTGCTTAGAGATCCAGGCGGGAGTCTCTGTCCCTAAGGCTCAGCCTTTCCTTACCAGTTGTGACGTTGACTTGCCAGACAGCAAGAAGAGTCAAATTGCTTAGCCTACGTCCTAGTTTCCTGCTTCAAATTGGTGGCACTCATGGAATACCAATGAAGTGTGCAGGAGGGCAGGATTGGCTTGAGTACCTGCGGCAGGAACATGTGTAAAACTACAATTTGAGAGTGGGGACTTGCTACCCGCCTAGGAAGTGAAGGGAGGGTCTGCAGGATGGATTAGGGCAACTGATGGGTGGTTCAAACTTAAAATtagtttttcactttatttaaagcCAAGGTTTTGTTTTACCTGTTGCTTGAGCTAGGGGGTAAAGTTTGAACATCTAAAATGAatttaacccccccccccacttcccttTCTTTTGAATTGTTATAGTTGGgtatttttagtgtttattttctgGGAAACCTAgagtaatttcatttttcattcctgAAGTCTTGCTAGCACAGGAAAGTAGACTCCATGAGGGCaagggttttgttttatttggtgtTGTGTCTCAACACTTTGAAAAGTTCCTGGCACATGAGAAGTGCCTGCcctgtttgttgaatgaatttcCCCTTTGCCCTTCCTGTCCCTCAGCTTCAGCACATGTCTGCCTTTGGTGTGGGGAGAAACCAGCCTTCCACAGTGGGGCAGTAATTCAAGCCCTGCATAGGAGAAAGTCCCAGAAGTTTTTACAGAATTTTTATAGAAAAGCTGTAAAGGCAGATGTATCCTGTATGACTCCATCCTTTCCCCCTTCTTACTAACTACCACTACTGGGCTGTATGCTTTAAGAAGTTTCTCTCAGCCCAGAAAGTTATTCTGAATCAGGCCTCAGGTTAGCTGcgggagacagaaaaaaaaaaaaaaaaaaaaaaaaaaaaaggaatacagaaGGAATGCTTCCTTGGTGCTCCACAGGGTTGGTCCTAAAATGACTTCTAGACATGTTGTACTTTATTGAAGCCAATAGTTGGTGCCCGCCCCTTTGCAACCTTTGTTATAAGAAAAACAGGTCAAGGGTATAGACAAGGTTATGGATAGGACATAACTGGATAGGCCCAGAAGCCTTGGAGAAGCAGCTACTGCTGTTTCCTGTATATATGGCAGATGAATGAAACAAATAACCACTTTTAGAGCACAGAGTTATGGGTTATTTTCAGGCCCTTTATGTTTCTGATTTGTTTAATACCCAGTCTCCGCATCCGTGAGACCAATGGAGCATGCTAGTTTGACATTACCAGCATGAAATGACTGACATTTCCCATGGCCTATTGTGGAGTAACAGTCTATCTAGTCCAAAATCTCAGCATGTCCTCATCTCTACAGGCTCCTTTTGTAATTAGGAGCCATCATTCTCAAACAGGTATCAAGGAGTTCATATAGGAGTTAGGGGATTTTCACTACTTGTGAAGTAAGTTGAGGTGCTACTGAATCAGGGACAAGAATCTCCTTAACTACTAGTTTATTCCAATACTCCCAAGAGTTGAGTTGAGAAATACCTACATTGAGTAACACTGAAAGACTAGGGAGAAAAGCTTTGGGTTTAAGGCAAGACATCAGAATGTTAGAGGCAAATTGGCCTTTTGCCAGTGGATAGAGTGGTATTATCACATCCAATGGGTGTAATACACTGACGAATTAGGAATATATGAAGTACTGGCAGTATAGAATAGAATGGTACTAGGTGATGGGCCAATGAGAATGGAGGTACTGCGTCCCATGGACCAATGGGTGAACATTTCCTAAAAGAAGTCAGAAGCAGTAGTTCATTTTCAGAATAGTAAACCAATGGGGTACTGAGGACACTAATTAGCTCAAGTACCTTACCCGTTGGCCCCCAGCTCAGAAGTCTTCGTTGTCCAAGGAGGGTAAGCTAAGGCCTTCTCAGATGTGGACCCCCTGAAGAAAAACTGGGTCCAGGAATGGTGCCATGGGGACCTGAAGGACCCTCCCACTTCCCTACCCCCGGCCGCACCTGCAATTCCC
Above is a genomic segment from Oryctolagus cuniculus chromosome 6, mOryCun1.1, whole genome shotgun sequence containing:
- the FAM53C gene encoding protein FAM53C isoform X1; translation: MITLITEQLQKQTLDELKCTRFSISLPLPDHADISNCGNPFQLVSEGASWRGLPHCSCAEFQDSLSFSYHPSGLSLHLRPPSRGNSPQEQPLSQVLSPEPPDPEKLPVPPAPPSKRHCRSLSVPVDLSRWQPVWRPAPSKLWTPIKHRGSGGGGGPQVPHQSPPKRVSSLRFLQAPSASSQCAPTHRPYSPPFFSLALAQDSSRPCAASPQSGSWESDAESLSPCPPQRRFSLSPSLGPQASRFLPSARSSPASSPELPWRPRGLRNLPRSRSQPCDLDARKTGVKRRHEEDPRRLRPSLDFDKMNQKPYSGGLSLQETAREGSSISPPWFMACSPPPLSASCSPTGGSSQVLSESEEEEEGAVRWGRQALSKRTLCQQDFGDLDLNLIEEN
- the FAM53C gene encoding protein FAM53C isoform X2 — encoded protein: MLGHQLGGRTVDQVESEGASWRGLPHCSCAEFQDSLSFSYHPSGLSLHLRPPSRGNSPQEQPLSQVLSPEPPDPEKLPVPPAPPSKRHCRSLSVPVDLSRWQPVWRPAPSKLWTPIKHRGSGGGGGPQVPHQSPPKRVSSLRFLQAPSASSQCAPTHRPYSPPFFSLALAQDSSRPCAASPQSGSWESDAESLSPCPPQRRFSLSPSLGPQASRFLPSARSSPASSPELPWRPRGLRNLPRSRSQPCDLDARKTGVKRRHEEDPRRLRPSLDFDKMNQKPYSGGLSLQETAREGSSISPPWFMACSPPPLSASCSPTGGSSQVLSESEEEEEGAVRWGRQALSKRTLCQQDFGDLDLNLIEEN